Genomic segment of uncultured Tolumonas sp.:
CAATGTGTGCGATTTATAAAAAGTGAACACGCTGACGGCGATGGCCATCAGCGATAAACCGGCACTCAACAGCGAAATGAGCGTGGAAAAGTCGCTCATGCTGCCTTCCCTTTCTTTTTCTTGCCGTGAAGAGCTGCTTTGGCGGTTTGAATTTTTGCCAGCAAGGCTTCGGCGCTGTTTTCACCGCTGATTAATTCTAGGTGTTCGGCGCGCCAATCGGCTGTCAGTTCACCACGGAATGCTTTGGCGAGAATAGATTGTGTGAGTTTATCTACACGGGATTTTGCATCGTTGAGGCGTTGTTCGATTTGATCGGAAAATGTGAATAATTGGTCAACTCGGCGGACTATTTCTTCTTGCTCTTTATCTGACGGCTTCGGTAAATCAATATCTAATAATGATGATTGCCCGATATTGCGCATGGATAATTGGTTTCCTGTAGATCGAGACTCTATTTCATATCGTCCCACACTGGAACGTAAAAACAACGATAGCCATTTTTTATTTTTATCATTCATAACTAAGCGTAAAACTTTGTCACTTAACATTAAATTTTTTGTTACTTTTTCAACGATTACGGGATTGCCTAATAATTCTATTGTATTTGCACGTGATATTAAAAAATCACCAGCATTAACTCTTCTATCTTCTATAAATAAATTTGGGTTTGGTAATGTTTTGCTTTCATTTTCGTCGAAAACACCCCAAGTGACCGCGCTAATTTTTATAATTCCATATTCGTCATTTTGAGGTGGTATTTCAATGCATTTGAGGCTTTTACCAGCTTCAATTTTAGTGACTATATCTTCAACTTTCAGCTCTAGCCAAGGATCGGTATAGTTATTATCTGATCTCCACTCCTCCGTCAATTTCCCGCTCACCGCAGCAGATAGCACGGATTGGCGGAAGCGTTTGAGAATGGCTGGAATGGCATCAAGGCGGGCTTTGATAGTGTCAACTTGAGCAAGTAATTCGTCTAATCTTTGTGCGATTTGGTGTTGTTCGGCGAGTGGTGGAATTGATATTTCATGCTCTTTAATTAAAGATTGAGAAATATTTGGTTGTGCTCCACCTTTTCCTTTAGCAATAAAATTATCTTTTTCGCTTCGTAATAAATAGTAGAGAAATGCAGTCGATGTTATTTCTGATTGCGGAATAGCAACAGCGCAAGCTTGATTTGTTGTTGCATCAATTCCTAAAATCGATGTTTTACCAATAGTTGCACCATACATAGCAATGGCAACCGAGTTTTTAGGGAAAAATTTTGCACTAGAATTTTTAACTGCTTCCTCGGTGATATATTCATCAACAGTTTTAATAATTTTAGGGCCAAGATCACCGGTTTTAACCCAAGGAATTGTTCCACCATAATATTCTGAATTGTTCCTTGATGGTGTACCGCCTGAACCCCATTGTGCTACGCTACCCAAATCTGTATTTATCCACCCTTCCGGCAAAGTCATTTCCGCACTCATGCCTTCACCTCGTCACCCATTCCCAACACATCCGCCAATAATTTCTTCTGGCTTTCCGCTTCATCACACGCCCCTAATGCATTGAGCAGCCCATCTAATTCGCGTAACGCTTCGGTGAGTTCACTCATGGCTTCGGCAGCCAGAATTTCAGGGTCGGGTAAATTGGCGGCATCGACACTGTTGTTGTCTTTCAGCCATGAAATATCGAGTGAATCGCCTTTGGTTTCACGAATCCACTCACGGTTGAATACGCGCCAGCGGCTGTTTTCCTGTGTTTGCTCGGTATCATCAGCAGTGAAACTCCACTCGCCTTCGCTGCGTTGGCTCTCGCCCAGCGGGCTTTCGCCATAAATAGTTTCAAACGGTGTTAAATGCGATTCGCCAAACGGGGTTCGTTTGCCAAAACTGGGCATATTGGTGCGCAAGTCATAGACCCAGACTTGTTGTGTGCAGCCTTCGGTTTGCTGTGGATTGGCGGCGGTGCCTTTGGTGAAAAACAGCACGTTGGTTTTCACGCCCTGCGCGTAAAAAATGCCGGTTGGCAGGCGCAAAATGGTGTGCAGTGTGCATTTTTCCATTAAATCGCGGCGCACATCGGTGCCAACACCCGCTTCAAATAACACGTTATCGGGCAAAACTACGGCGGCACGGCCACCGGCTTTCAGGTTGCGATAAATGTGCTGCAAGAATGCGAGCTGTTTGTTGTTGGTTTTATAGGTCAGGTCGTCGCGGGTAATAGCCGCATTACCACCTTTCGATGAGCCAAACGGCGGGTTAGCTAAAATCACATCGGCACGTGGTAAGTTTTTTCCCGCCTCGCCCAGCGAATTCCCTTGATGGATCACGCCTTCGTCGTCGCCTTCCATGCCATGCAGCAGGCAGTTCATTAGCGCCATCTGGCGGGTTTTCGGCACCAGTTCAACACCCACAAAGGCATGATCACGCTGAAAGACTTTTTGTTTAGCGTCGAGATCAAACAGGTCGTCGGTTTGTTGCTTGATATAGGCATCGGCGGCAATCAGAAAGCCTGCCGTTCCCGCTGCGGGGTCTTGAATTAACTCACCTGCCTGCGGTTTGACGCAACGCACCATGCTGTTGATCAGTTCACGCGGAGTGAAATATTGGCCAGCACCTGATTTGGTTTCGGTGGCGTTCTTTTCCAGCAGACCTTCATAGAGGTCGCCCAGCCCGTCTTTTTGCGCACTAAACCAGTCGATTTGATCAAGCGATTTAATCAATTGCTCTAAATGACGCGGCTCGCGCAGGCTTGACTGGGCTTCGGCATAGATGGCGGCAATCATGGGGTCGCTGTCTTTCGATAAGTCGAGCAGCATCTGTTTGTAATAGTTGAGCAGCGCAATGCCCGATTTGCCTTCGCTGATATCGGGCCAGCGTTTTCCTTCCGGCAGAAAATGTTTGTTTAATACG
This window contains:
- a CDS encoding restriction endonuclease subunit S is translated as MSAEMTLPEGWINTDLGSVAQWGSGGTPSRNNSEYYGGTIPWVKTGDLGPKIIKTVDEYITEEAVKNSSAKFFPKNSVAIAMYGATIGKTSILGIDATTNQACAVAIPQSEITSTAFLYYLLRSEKDNFIAKGKGGAQPNISQSLIKEHEISIPPLAEQHQIAQRLDELLAQVDTIKARLDAIPAILKRFRQSVLSAAVSGKLTEEWRSDNNYTDPWLELKVEDIVTKIEAGKSLKCIEIPPQNDEYGIIKISAVTWGVFDENESKTLPNPNLFIEDRRVNAGDFLISRANTIELLGNPVIVEKVTKNLMLSDKVLRLVMNDKNKKWLSLFLRSSVGRYEIESRSTGNQLSMRNIGQSSLLDIDLPKPSDKEQEEIVRRVDQLFTFSDQIEQRLNDAKSRVDKLTQSILAKAFRGELTADWRAEHLELISGENSAEALLAKIQTAKAALHGKKKKGKAA
- a CDS encoding N-6 DNA methylase, with translation MTNNDIVQKLWNLCDVLKDDGINYSDYVSELVQLLFIKMVHENTESGVLNKHFLPEGKRWPDISEGKSGIALLNYYKQMLLDLSKDSDPMIAAIYAEAQSSLREPRHLEQLIKSLDQIDWFSAQKDGLGDLYEGLLEKNATETKSGAGQYFTPRELINSMVRCVKPQAGELIQDPAAGTAGFLIAADAYIKQQTDDLFDLDAKQKVFQRDHAFVGVELVPKTRQMALMNCLLHGMEGDDEGVIHQGNSLGEAGKNLPRADVILANPPFGSSKGGNAAITRDDLTYKTNNKQLAFLQHIYRNLKAGGRAAVVLPDNVLFEAGVGTDVRRDLMEKCTLHTILRLPTGIFYAQGVKTNVLFFTKGTAANPQQTEGCTQQVWVYDLRTNMPSFGKRTPFGESHLTPFETIYGESPLGESQRSEGEWSFTADDTEQTQENSRWRVFNREWIRETKGDSLDISWLKDNNSVDAANLPDPEILAAEAMSELTEALRELDGLLNALGACDEAESQKKLLADVLGMGDEVKA